The Temnothorax longispinosus isolate EJ_2023e chromosome 4, Tlon_JGU_v1, whole genome shotgun sequence genome has a window encoding:
- the Mrpl47 gene encoding large ribosomal subunit protein uL29m, with protein sequence MSEIIVKQSDREGESSAEKMAALIKAVQAGTSMNGITKLFTNLSLAPCVIAPAKHAFLRSAPALHCAFIHLTSGRRDLMEFFDDPKNWGKNEVRVGRSWKKDELRLKSNSDLHKLWYVLLKERNMLMTMENACNRAFEIFPNPERLDKVQDSMSNLESVVRERNRAYHLLETGETGERPGKPVYNILGLRFYYRMRQHSIPKFVNTKWHKLHMFGYGGYATRKFLRLYREQLWNKKRRAITRDNNRVAMLMRKFPNLDLEAVKEQFPNVNVEKVKESRRARSHTVPV encoded by the exons ATGTCGGAGATTATAGTGAAGCAAAGCgacagagagggagagagcaGTGCGGAGAAGATGGCGGCGCTTATAAAGGCCGTGCAGGCCGGCACGAGCATGAACGGCATAACAAAACTGTTCACGAATCTGTCTTTGGCCCCGTGTGTCATCGCTCCTGCCAAACATGCGTTTCTCCGCAG CGCACCAGCTTTGCACTGCGCGTTTATACATCTTACATCGGGACGCCGTGACTTGATGGAATTCTTTGACGATCCAAAAAATTGGGGGAAGAACGAGGTGCGAGTGGGTCGGTCTTGGAAGAAGGATGAATTGAGGTTGAAGAGCAATTCCGACCTGCATAAATTATG GTACGTGTTATTGAAGGAACGTAACATGCTTATGACCATGGAAAATGCGTGCAATAGAGCATTCGAGATCTTCCCGAATCCCGAACGTTTGGACAAAGTTCAGGACAGCATGAGTAACTTGGAGTCAGTCGTTCGCGAAAGAAACAGAGCGTATCACTTGCTCGAGACTGGAGAGACAGGAGAGCGTCCTGGAAAACCGGTCTACAATATTTTAG GTTTAAGGTTTTATTACCGAATGAGGCAGCATAGCATCCCAAAGTTCGTAAACACAAAATGGCATAAGTTGCACATGTTTGGCTATGGCGGATACGCGACTCGAAAGTTTTTACGCTTGTACAGGGAGCAACTTTGGAATAAGAAACGCAGAGCAATAAC aCGTGACAATAATCGTGTCGCAATGTTAATGAGAAAATTCCCGAATCTGGATCTTGAAGCTGTGAAAGAACAGTTTCCGAATGTTAATGTAGAAAAGGTAAAAGAGTCTAGAAGAGCAAGAAGCCATACTGTACCTGTGTAA